AATTAGAATACATTACTTATTCTAAATAAACCTAGAATTAGCACAAATAGAAATGATATGGGGTGATATTTATATAGTATAAAAACAGATATTTATAAATTCAGAGAACTGCATAATTCATTTTTAAATATAAATATATCAATATATTGTATTGGTATATTCACCTAAACACACTATGTTGTACGCCTATTAGAAATTTATTAATTATGCAATTTGTTCAATTAATAAAAAATGCTTTATTAGATGATTGCAGAGTTTTAAATTTGAAAAACGTGGATAAACTTTTCAAAACAGCAAATTATTATATACTCTTATGCCTGCTTATAACATGAAATAATAATCCAAATTAAAATTTTATAAATTATTTGCAAATCGAGGAAAAGTTAATCCAGTGATTATACTATGTTTGGATGTGAATAAGCGAAAATATATATTATAGATTTTGTAATATAGGTAATATCAATGATAATAGTATTCTGCAATAGACTAAAATACTTCATTTAGAGGAGGAAAGATAAATTGAAAAAAGAAAATGCTTTAACTAAAATGTTCGAATTTGCAGGTAATTATAAATACTTAACAATTATGGCATGTGTTTTATCAGGTATTAGTACAGTTCTTTCTATGATACCCTTTATTTGCATTTATAAAGTTATTAGAAGTTTGATAAACAATATAGGAGGAGAACAAAATCCAGTTTATTATGGAAGATTAGCCGTAGTATTTGCAGTCTTAAGTATATTTATTTACTTTGTAGCTTTATATTTTTCTCATTTGGCAGCTTTTAGAACCGCTAAAAATATGAAAAAAGAAACATTACATCATTTAATGAAACTACCAATGGGATATTTTCAATTAAATGGCAGTGGAAAGATAAGAAAAATTATAGATGATAATGCAGGTTTAACAGAAGAGTTTTTGGCTCATCAATTGCCTGATTTAGTAGGAGCTTTCATAATGCCTATAGCTATCATTATATTTTTGTTTATTTTTGATTGGAGAATGGGAATTGTTTGTTTTATACCATTAATTTTATCTGTAATTTTCATTAAACAGATGATGGGTGGAGAAAATAAAAAGTTTATGGGAAATTATATGGATGCATTAGAAGATATGAATAAAGAGGCTGTAGAATACATTAGAGGAATACCAATTGTTAAGGTTTTTCAGCAGACAGTATTTTCATTTAAAAATTTCCACAAAGCTATTTGTGATTATAGGGATTTTGCAAGTGGATATGCTCTTCTTTGTAGAGTTCCAATGACAAGCTTTACTATATCTTTAAATAGTTTCTTTGTTTTATTGATTCCATTAGGAATTATTTTGTTTATAAATGGAGGAAACACAGTATCTACATTTTTAAATTTATTATTTTATATGTTATTTACTCCTTTATGTGGGGTAATGATGATGAAACTTATGTTTACTGGAGAAAATTTATTGCAAGCGAAGGAAGCTGTAAAACGAATAAATGAATTATTAGAAGAAAAACCACTAAAAGAAGCAGAGGAAAATAAAAGCTTAAAGGATTTTTCAATTGAATTTAAAAATGTATCATTTAGTTATCCAAACAATAAAAATAAAGCTCTCAATAATATTAATATAAAAATTCAAGAAGGACAAACAGTAGCTATAGTTGGATCTTCTGGTGGAGGGAAAAGCACCATAGCTAGTTTAATACCAAGGTTTTTTGATGTGGATGATGGAAGTATAACAATCGGGGGAGTAAATGTTAAAAACATTCCTACAGCACAGTTAATGAAAAATATTGCTTTTGTTTTTCAA
Above is a window of Clostridium sporogenes DNA encoding:
- a CDS encoding ABC transporter ATP-binding protein/permease, producing the protein MFEFAGNYKYLTIMACVLSGISTVLSMIPFICIYKVIRSLINNIGGEQNPVYYGRLAVVFAVLSIFIYFVALYFSHLAAFRTAKNMKKETLHHLMKLPMGYFQLNGSGKIRKIIDDNAGLTEEFLAHQLPDLVGAFIMPIAIIIFLFIFDWRMGIVCFIPLILSVIFIKQMMGGENKKFMGNYMDALEDMNKEAVEYIRGIPIVKVFQQTVFSFKNFHKAICDYRDFASGYALLCRVPMTSFTISLNSFFVLLIPLGIILFINGGNTVSTFLNLLFYMLFTPLCGVMMMKLMFTGENLLQAKEAVKRINELLEEKPLKEAEENKSLKDFSIEFKNVSFSYPNNKNKALNNINIKIQEGQTVAIVGSSGGGKSTIASLIPRFFDVDDGSITIGGVNVKNIPTAQLMKNIAFVFQDSKLFKTSILENIKIGKEDPSQEEIYKSLEMAQCKDIIEKMPDGINTMLKTEGTYLSGGEKQRLALARAILKSAPIIILDEATASSDAENEYLIQRAFEKLTIGKTVIMIAHRLSTIVNADKIIVMDKGKIIEEGTHDSLIFMNGAYAAMWKQYKTSIDWEI